A single Hippocampus zosterae strain Florida chromosome 1, ASM2543408v3, whole genome shotgun sequence DNA region contains:
- the cetn4 gene encoding uncharacterized protein cetn4 has protein sequence MATAYRKTAPSTSHKKKAGSKIELSEEQKQEIKEAFDLFDSDGTGKIDVKELKVAMRALGFEPKKEEIKKMIADIDKEGSGTIDYSDFLSMMTLKMGEKDSREEIMKAFRLFDDDCTGKISFKNLKRVAKELGENLTDEELQEMIDEADRDGDGEVNEQEFLRIMKKTNLY, from the exons ATG gCGACAGCGTACAGAAAAACAGCCCCGTCCACGAGCCACAAGAAGAAAGCCGGTTCGAAAATCGAGCTGAGCGAGGAGCAGAAGCAGGAAATCAAGGAGGCATTCGACCTATTTGATTCAGATGGCACTGGCAAGATTGATGTCAAAGAGCTCAAG GTTGCCATGAGAGCACTCGGCTTCGAACCCAAGAAGGAAGAAATCAAGAAGATGATTGCCGACATCGACAAAGAGGGTTCCGGAACCATCGACTACAGTGACTTTCTCAGCATGATGACGCTGAAAATG GGTGAGAAGGACTCCAGAGAGGAGATCATGAAGGCGTTCAGATTGTTCGATGATGACTGCACAGGCAAAATCTCCTTCAAGAATCTGAAGAGAGTGGCCAAGGAGCTGGGAGAGAATCTCACCGATGAGGAACTGCAG GAGATGATCGATGAGGCCGATCGAGACGGTGACGGCGAAGTCAACGAGCAAGAGTTCTTGCGGATAATGAAGAAAACTAACCTTTACTGA
- the il21 gene encoding interleukin-21 codes for MRIKKGPATCRLSLPAKLCCASFASTTGVTLERRKLLEVLKQLGDVKDSLERRELLVNTPPQNIEDCCCLSALRCFRASLHVQFNVTERKQDKLYRSLKHPITERSLDFCKTGNAVSTCETCDSQPKATASEFVKRLESLIQRAISRLSDN; via the exons ATGCGTATAAAAAAAGGCCCGGCGACATGTCGACTGTCACTTCCAGCAAAAC TTTGCTGCGCTTCTTTCGCCAGCACCACCGGTGTGACACTGGAGAGGAGAAAACTGCTTGAAGTCCTGAAGCAACTTGGCGATGTCAAAGACTCGCTAGAG CGCAGAGAGCTGCTGGTGAACACGCCGCCGCAGAATATTGAG gaCTGTTGCTGTCTCTCAGCATTACGATGCTTCCGGGCAAGCTTGCATGTGCAGTTCAACGTGACAGAAAGAAAGCAAGACAAACTTTACCGAAGCCTCAAGCACCCCATCACT GAGAGGTCTTTGGACTTTTGCAAAACAGGAAATGCTGTG TCCACCTGCGAAACGTGTGATTCACAACCGAAGGCTACCGCTTCGGAATTCGTCAAAAGACTGGAGTCCCTCATTCAAAGG GCTATCAGCAGACTGAGTGACAACTGA
- the bbs12 gene encoding Bardet-Biedl syndrome 12 protein, translating into MLGSMIINQRQHVGLQKLSAIATVAHSTLGPRKKYKFIQDEATGESTLASSCLRILDNLDLVTCAVSQLVYETIRAHHEVYRTGAGCLLFFAGAWSRAALLCLQQGIPTSRVVAAMIEGMDLCVDVCKKRSVSFNALCVSTRKRITEASLDSKVIKGKRQVKLSRHFCNTEPGTILVPEPRFSDVARLAAGLSHGCDDAMRLVIQASRIQSKVIPNSVLDVTKVTTCVLPGFPEDHAHVCSGCVILLNPDQASVAHDLKNKPTSVVLISGDLSHSYRHLGFNRPAGIQCVGNRSNMSDLSKAEEWMGKVLEVLSHLEVDLVLVSGLVNAAVIQRCCQRHILVVGKVRASVLKEMATATGATLVTYVTQLSKHCIGKGIQVSIWREIGSHEGTPLTAINLDAGGSTRLVTAIITSPVHGKLQSLEDRFWACAYRVHHALKDKAVLPGAGVTELLCIHRLMKKVEAENPADGTRGSNPYLGIILHLLADSFTEYLAAVMANSTGTSQVKARAVVNQKLQDVDSISADFSQLILDSNEDIPPSKVFDNLSVKQESWRKALDLVLLVLQTDAEIITGVDESKDGIHAGLMFL; encoded by the coding sequence ATGCTGGGAAGTATGATAATAAACCAGCGGCAACATGTGGGCCTGCAGAAGCTGTCTGCGATTGCCACCGTTGCACATTCCACGTTGGGACCCCGTAAAAAGTACAAGTTCATCCAGGATGAAGCAACCGGGGAATCGACTTTGGCCAGCTCGTGTTTGCGCATCCTGGACAACCTGGACCTGGTCACCTGTGCTGTCAGCCAGCTGGTTTACGAGACAATTCGGGCGCACCATGAGGTTTATCGTACGGGGGCCGGATGCCTGCTGTTTTTCGCCGGAGCATGGAGTCGAGCAGCGTTATTGTGCTTGCAGCAAGGGATTCCGACATCCCGTGTTGTTGCGGCCATGATTGAGGGAATGGATTTATGCGTGGACGTTTGCAAGAAAAGAAGCGTGTCATTCAATGCTCTTTGTGTGTCGACCAGGAAACGAATCACTGAGGCATCATTAGACTCCAAAGTCATCAAAGGAAAAAGGCAAGTAAAGCTGAGTCGCCATTTTTGCAACACCGAGCCTGGAACTATTTTAGTTCCGGAGCCTCGTTTTTCTGACGTCGCACGCCTGGCAGCCGGGCTGAGCCACGGCTGTGACGACGCAATGCGTTTAGTCATCCAAGCCAGTCGCATCCAGTCGAAAGTCATCCCGAATTCCGTGTTAGACGTGACGAAAGTGACCACTTGCGTGTTGCCAGGTTTCCCGGAAGATCACGCTCACGTTTGTTCGGGCTGCGTCATTCTTCTCAATCCAGACCAGGCTTCTGTGGCGCACGACCTCAAGAATAAACCCACGAGTGTCGTTCTTATCAGCGGAGATTTATCCCACTCCTATCGTCATCTCGGTTTTAACAGGCCCGCGGGCATCCAGTGTGTCGGCAACCGGTCGAATATGTCCGATTTGAGCAAAGCGGAAGAGTGGATGGGAAAAGTCCTGGAAGTCCTGTCACACTTAGAAGTGGACTTGGTGCTTGTCAGTGGGCTCGTAAACGCGGCTGTGATTCAACGCTGTTGTCAGCGTCACATACTGGTAGTTGGAAAAGTTCGAGCGTCCGTTTTAAAAGAGATGGCCACCGCTACTGGAGCGACTCTGGTGACGTACGTCACGCAGTTGAGTAAGCATTGCATTGGCAAGGGTATCCAGGTTAGCATTTGGAGGGAAATCGGAAGCCACGAGGGGACGCCGTTAACCGCCATCAACCTTGATGCCGGCGGGAGCACCCGCTTAGTCACGGCCATCATCACCAGCCCCGTACACGGGAAGCTGCAGAGCCTGGAGGACCGATTTTGGGCTTGTGCCTATCGCGTGCACCATGCGCTGAAAGACAAAGCGGTGCTACCTGGAGCTGGAGTCACAGAGTTGTTATGTATTCATCGTCTGATGAAGAAAGTGGAGGCGGAGAATCCCGCAGATGGCACTCGTGGTTCTAACCCCTACCTTGGTATTATCCTGCACCTCCTGGCGGACAGTTTTACGGAATACCTAGCTGCCGTGATGGCCAACTCCACTGGGACTTCACAAGTCAAAGCCAGGGCTGTGGTCAACCAGAAACTACAGGATGTTGACAGCATTTCTGCAGATTTCTCACAACTCATCTTGGACTCTAATGAGGACATTCCCCCGTCCAAAGTTTTTGATAATCTTAGCGTCAAGCAGGAGTCATGGCGGAAAGCCTTGGATCTGGTTTTACTCGTCTTGCAGACGGATGCCGAGATCATTACCGGTGTGGATGAAAGCAAGGACGGCATTCATGCAGGACTCATGTTTTTATGA